The Mixta hanseatica genome includes a region encoding these proteins:
- the ihfA gene encoding integration host factor subunit alpha, whose amino-acid sequence MALTKADMSEYLFEKLGLSKRDAKELVELFFEEVRRALENGEQVKLSGFGNFDLRDKNQRPGRNPKTGEDIPITARRVVTFRPGQKLKSRVENASPKNS is encoded by the coding sequence ATGGCGCTTACAAAAGCTGATATGTCGGAATACCTGTTTGAAAAGCTGGGGCTGAGTAAACGGGATGCCAAAGAGCTGGTTGAACTGTTTTTTGAAGAGGTAAGAAGAGCTTTAGAAAACGGCGAACAGGTCAAACTGTCTGGATTTGGCAACTTTGATCTTCGCGACAAAAATCAACGGCCGGGACGTAACCCGAAAACCGGTGAAGATATTCCTATCACCGCGCGTCGCGTCGTGACGTTCCGCCCTGGACAAAAGCTGAAAAGCCGCGTCGAGAACGCTTCCCCGAAAAACAGCTGA
- the pheT gene encoding phenylalanine--tRNA ligase subunit beta translates to MKFSELWLREWVNPALDSAVLAEQITMAGLEVDGIEPVAGAFHGVVVGEVVECGQHPNADKLRVTKVNVGGDRLLDIVCGAPNCRQGLKVAVATVGAVLPGDFKIKAAKLRGEPSEGMLCSFSELGISDDHNGIIELPADAPIGSDIREYLQLDDNSIEISITPNRADCFGIIGIARDVAVLNSLPLNAPEMAAVPATISDTLPVRVDATDACPRYLSRVVKNINVQAATPLWMKEKLRRCGIRSIDPVVDVTNYVLLELGQPMHAFDLDRIDGGIVVRMAQQDEALTLLDGNEVKLNSDTLVIADHHKPLAMGGIFGGEHSGVNQETTSVLLECAWFAPLAITGRARRHGLHTDASHRYERGVDPALQQQAMERATRLLLDICGGEAGPVVDTSAQDKLPVRATITLRREKLDRLIGHHIADEQVTDILQRLGCEVSVSAGEWRAIAPGWRFDMAIEEDLIEEVARVYGYNNIPDVPVKASLVMTQHREAALSLKRVKNLLVDKGYQEAITYSFVDPKVQALLHPGQEALILPSPISSDMSAMRLSLWTGLLSAVVYNQNRQQGRVRLFESGLRFVPDTQADLGIRQDVMLAGVLSGNRFEEHWDLARQTVDFYDLKGDLESVLELTGKLDAIEFRAEANPALHPGQSAAIYLQGERIGFIGVVHPELERKLDLNGRTLVFELLWNKVADRVLPDAREISRFPANRRDIAVVVAETVPAADIIAECKKVGANQIVGVNLFDVYRGKGVNEGFKSLAISLILQDTSRTLEEDEIAATVANCVAALKERFQATLRD, encoded by the coding sequence ATGAAATTCAGTGAACTCTGGTTACGCGAATGGGTAAACCCGGCTCTGGACAGTGCGGTCCTGGCGGAACAAATCACCATGGCCGGTCTGGAAGTAGACGGCATTGAGCCGGTCGCAGGCGCTTTCCACGGCGTGGTCGTAGGTGAAGTGGTCGAGTGCGGTCAGCACCCGAACGCCGATAAGCTGCGCGTCACGAAGGTTAACGTCGGCGGCGATCGTCTGCTGGATATCGTCTGCGGCGCGCCAAACTGCCGTCAGGGGTTGAAAGTGGCCGTGGCTACCGTTGGTGCCGTGCTGCCGGGCGATTTTAAAATCAAAGCGGCGAAGCTGCGCGGCGAGCCGTCAGAAGGCATGCTCTGCTCCTTCTCCGAGCTGGGCATCAGCGATGACCACAACGGCATTATTGAACTGCCTGCGGATGCGCCGATTGGCAGCGACATCCGTGAGTACCTGCAGTTAGACGATAACAGCATTGAAATCAGCATTACGCCGAACCGTGCCGACTGCTTCGGCATTATCGGTATCGCACGCGACGTAGCGGTGCTGAATAGCCTGCCGCTTAACGCGCCGGAAATGGCCGCGGTGCCGGCGACCATCAGCGATACGCTGCCGGTCCGCGTTGACGCCACCGATGCCTGCCCGCGCTATCTGAGCCGGGTAGTGAAAAATATCAATGTGCAAGCGGCTACGCCGTTATGGATGAAAGAGAAGCTGCGTCGCTGCGGCATTCGCTCAATCGATCCGGTGGTAGATGTCACCAACTATGTGCTGTTGGAGCTGGGCCAGCCGATGCATGCCTTCGATCTGGATCGCATTGATGGCGGCATCGTGGTGCGTATGGCACAGCAGGATGAAGCGCTGACGCTGCTTGACGGCAATGAAGTGAAGCTGAACAGCGATACGCTGGTGATCGCCGATCATCATAAGCCGCTGGCGATGGGCGGCATCTTCGGCGGCGAGCATTCAGGCGTGAATCAAGAGACTACCAGCGTGCTGCTGGAATGCGCCTGGTTTGCGCCGCTGGCCATCACCGGCCGCGCCCGTCGCCACGGCCTGCATACCGATGCTTCTCATCGCTATGAGCGCGGCGTCGATCCGGCGCTGCAGCAGCAGGCAATGGAGCGCGCTACGCGCCTGCTGCTGGATATTTGCGGCGGCGAGGCGGGTCCGGTTGTGGATACCAGCGCGCAAGATAAGTTACCGGTACGCGCCACTATTACGCTACGCCGTGAAAAGCTGGATCGTTTGATTGGCCATCATATTGCCGATGAGCAGGTTACCGACATTCTGCAACGTCTGGGTTGTGAAGTCAGCGTAAGCGCAGGCGAATGGCGCGCGATAGCGCCGGGCTGGCGTTTCGATATGGCGATTGAAGAAGACCTGATTGAAGAAGTCGCGCGCGTCTATGGCTATAACAATATCCCGGACGTGCCGGTTAAAGCGTCGCTGGTAATGACGCAGCATCGCGAAGCCGCGCTGTCGCTGAAGCGCGTGAAAAACCTGCTGGTGGATAAAGGCTATCAGGAAGCAATTACCTATAGCTTTGTCGATCCTAAAGTGCAGGCGCTGCTGCATCCTGGCCAGGAAGCGCTGATTCTGCCTAGCCCGATCTCCAGCGATATGTCTGCGATGCGTCTCTCGCTGTGGACCGGTCTGCTCTCTGCGGTGGTATACAACCAGAACCGTCAGCAGGGCCGCGTGCGCCTGTTTGAAAGCGGTTTGCGCTTTGTGCCGGATACACAAGCAGATTTAGGCATCCGTCAGGATGTTATGCTGGCTGGCGTACTGAGCGGCAACCGCTTCGAAGAGCATTGGGACCTGGCGCGCCAGACCGTCGACTTCTATGATTTAAAAGGTGATTTGGAATCGGTACTGGAACTGACTGGCAAACTGGATGCCATTGAGTTTCGCGCCGAAGCCAATCCGGCCCTGCATCCGGGTCAAAGCGCAGCGATCTATTTACAGGGCGAGCGCATCGGATTTATCGGTGTGGTTCATCCGGAGCTGGAACGCAAGCTGGACCTCAATGGCCGCACCTTAGTGTTTGAACTGCTTTGGAATAAGGTTGCAGACCGCGTCCTGCCTGATGCGCGCGAGATTTCTCGCTTCCCGGCAAACCGTCGCGATATCGCCGTTGTGGTGGCTGAAACGGTTCCGGCAGCAGATATCATTGCGGAGTGTAAGAAAGTTGGCGCAAATCAGATAGTTGGCGTAAACTTGTTTGACGTGTACCGTGGTAAGGGTGTAAACGAAGGGTTTAAGAGCCTTGCGATAAGCCTGATTTTGCAAGATACCAGCCGGACACTCGAAGAAGACGAGATTGCCGCAACCGTCGCCAACTGTGTTGCGGCATTAAAAGAGCGATTCCAGGCAACCTTGAGGGATTGA
- the pheS gene encoding phenylalanine--tRNA ligase subunit alpha, producing MSHLAELVANARAAIEHAQDVAALDNVRVEYLGKKGHLTLQMTTLRELPAEERPAAGAVINEAKQQVQEALNARKEALESAALNARLAAETIDVSLPGRRVENGGLHPVTRTIDRIEDFFGELGFAVVTGPEIEDDYHNFDALNIPGHHPARADHDTFWFDATRLLRTQTSGVQIRTMKNQQPPIRIIAPGRVYRNDYDQTHTPMFHQMEGLIVDKDISFTNLKGTLHDFLRNFFEEDLQIRFRPSYFPFTEPSAEVDVMGKNGKWLEVLGCGMVHPNVLRNVGIDPEIYSGFAFGMGMERLTMLRYGVTDLRAFFENDLRFLKQFK from the coding sequence ATGTCCCATCTCGCAGAGCTGGTTGCCAACGCCAGGGCAGCCATTGAACATGCGCAGGATGTTGCGGCGTTAGATAACGTCCGCGTCGAATATCTGGGCAAAAAAGGGCATCTGACCCTGCAAATGACCACCCTGCGCGAACTGCCGGCCGAAGAGCGTCCGGCGGCAGGCGCGGTGATTAACGAAGCCAAACAGCAGGTTCAGGAAGCGCTTAACGCGCGTAAAGAGGCGCTGGAGTCCGCCGCGCTTAATGCTCGTCTGGCGGCGGAAACCATCGATGTCTCTCTGCCGGGACGCCGTGTCGAGAATGGCGGCCTGCATCCGGTTACCCGTACCATCGATCGTATTGAAGACTTTTTCGGCGAGCTGGGTTTTGCCGTGGTTACCGGACCGGAAATTGAAGATGACTATCATAACTTCGATGCGCTGAACATTCCGGGCCATCATCCGGCGCGCGCCGATCACGATACCTTCTGGTTTGACGCTACGCGCCTGCTGCGTACCCAGACGTCCGGCGTGCAGATCCGCACCATGAAAAATCAGCAGCCGCCGATTCGTATTATCGCGCCGGGCCGCGTTTACCGTAACGATTACGACCAAACGCATACCCCGATGTTCCATCAGATGGAAGGCCTGATTGTTGATAAAGATATCAGCTTCACCAACCTGAAGGGCACGCTGCATGATTTCCTGCGTAACTTCTTCGAAGAAGATCTCCAGATCCGCTTCCGTCCTTCCTATTTCCCGTTCACCGAGCCTTCCGCGGAAGTGGATGTGATGGGCAAAAACGGCAAATGGCTGGAAGTGCTGGGCTGCGGCATGGTGCATCCGAACGTACTGCGTAATGTCGGCATCGACCCGGAGATTTACTCTGGCTTCGCCTTCGGCATGGGCATGGAACGTTTGACCATGTTGCGTTACGGCGTGACCGATCTGCGCGCTTTCTTCGAAAACGATCTTCGTTTCCTCAAACAGTTTAAATAA
- a CDS encoding 3-deoxy-7-phosphoheptulonate synthase produces the protein MNKTDELRTARIDTLVTPAALAEQYPISEAIAANVTAARQRIARILAGDDPRLLVIIGPCSLHDPRAALEYAAKLKALHDKYHSRLEIVMRTYFEKPRTVVGWKGLISDPDLDGSFRVNEGLGIARKLLLDINTLGLPTATEFLDMVIGQFIADLVSWGAIGARTTESQIHREMASALSCPVGFKNGTDGNTRIAVDAIRAARVSHMFLSPDKHGQMTIYQTSGNPSGHIIMRGGKVPNYHPQDIADAVASLREFDLPEHLVVDFSHGNCLKQHRRQRDVAESVAQQIRDGSRAIAGVMIESFLQEGNQPVVSGKPLTYGQSITDPCLGWEDSEAVLARLADAIDSRF, from the coding sequence ATGAACAAAACTGATGAATTACGAACTGCCCGCATCGATACGTTGGTGACGCCCGCTGCGCTGGCGGAGCAGTACCCGATAAGCGAGGCCATCGCGGCGAATGTTACCGCGGCGCGCCAGCGCATCGCGCGCATCCTTGCCGGTGACGATCCGCGTCTGCTGGTGATTATCGGCCCCTGCTCGCTGCACGATCCTCGCGCCGCCCTGGAGTATGCCGCTAAGCTTAAAGCGCTGCATGATAAGTATCACTCTCGCCTTGAAATCGTGATGCGCACCTATTTTGAGAAACCCCGTACCGTGGTCGGCTGGAAGGGACTGATTTCCGATCCCGATCTTGACGGCTCGTTTCGGGTTAACGAGGGGCTGGGCATCGCGCGTAAGCTGCTGCTGGATATTAATACGCTGGGCCTGCCAACGGCGACGGAATTTTTAGATATGGTGATCGGCCAGTTTATTGCCGATTTGGTGAGCTGGGGCGCGATCGGTGCCCGCACCACAGAAAGTCAGATCCATCGTGAAATGGCGTCGGCCCTCTCCTGTCCGGTCGGTTTTAAAAATGGCACCGACGGCAATACGCGCATTGCAGTGGATGCCATTCGTGCGGCTCGGGTCAGCCATATGTTTCTGTCGCCCGATAAGCATGGTCAGATGACCATTTATCAGACCAGCGGTAACCCATCCGGCCATATCATTATGCGCGGCGGTAAAGTGCCGAACTATCATCCGCAGGATATAGCGGATGCGGTAGCCAGCCTGCGCGAGTTTGATCTGCCGGAACATCTGGTGGTGGATTTTAGTCACGGCAACTGTCTGAAGCAGCACCGGCGTCAGCGTGACGTGGCCGAATCGGTTGCGCAGCAGATCCGCGACGGATCGCGCGCTATAGCCGGCGTGATGATTGAGAGCTTTTTGCAGGAAGGCAATCAGCCGGTGGTGAGCGGCAAACCGTTGACCTACGGTCAATCCATTACCGATCCCTGCCTCGGCTGGGAAGATAGCGAAGCGGTGCTGGCGCGGCTGGCTGACGCGATTGACAGCCGCTTTTAG
- the btuC gene encoding vitamin B12 ABC transporter permease BtuC produces MSLLTELSRQADRRAYHWLAWLSATLLVITLISLCAGEEWILPDRWLSEEGKLFVWQLRLPRTLSVLLVGASLATAGCVMQALFENPLAEPGLLGVSNGAGIGLVLCVLLGNGDFWAFSLAAIAGALLVTLILLRFARRHLSNSRLLLAGVALGIICSAAMTWVVYFSSNLDLRQLMYWMMGGFSGIDWRYRWLMLALLPVLGWLSAQAKILNLLALGEVSAGQLGLSLFLWRNLLVVSIGWLVGVSVALAGAIGFIGLVVPHLLRLNGLTDHRMLLPASALAGAAVLLAADIIARLVLTAAELPIGVVTATLGAPLFIWLLLTQRR; encoded by the coding sequence ATGTCGCTGTTAACTGAACTCTCTCGCCAGGCGGATCGCCGCGCTTATCATTGGCTGGCCTGGCTGAGCGCCACCCTGCTGGTTATTACGCTGATCAGCCTGTGCGCGGGAGAGGAGTGGATTCTGCCTGACCGCTGGCTAAGTGAGGAAGGCAAGCTGTTTGTCTGGCAGCTGCGCCTGCCACGGACGTTAAGTGTCTTGCTGGTCGGCGCTTCGCTGGCGACGGCGGGCTGTGTGATGCAGGCGCTGTTTGAAAATCCGCTGGCGGAGCCCGGCCTGCTTGGCGTCTCAAATGGCGCAGGCATCGGGCTGGTGCTTTGCGTCCTGCTGGGCAACGGCGATTTTTGGGCATTCAGCCTGGCGGCCATTGCCGGGGCGCTGCTGGTCACGCTGATTCTGCTGCGTTTTGCCCGGCGCCATCTTTCCAATAGCCGTCTGCTGTTAGCAGGCGTTGCGCTGGGGATTATCTGTAGCGCGGCGATGACCTGGGTGGTTTATTTCAGCAGCAACCTCGATTTGCGTCAGCTGATGTACTGGATGATGGGCGGTTTTAGCGGTATTGACTGGCGCTATCGCTGGTTGATGCTGGCTTTGTTGCCGGTGCTTGGCTGGCTAAGCGCGCAGGCGAAAATTCTGAATTTACTGGCGCTGGGCGAAGTCAGCGCCGGTCAGCTTGGCCTGTCGCTTTTCCTGTGGCGTAACCTGTTGGTGGTGTCGATTGGCTGGCTGGTGGGCGTCAGCGTCGCGCTGGCCGGCGCGATAGGTTTTATCGGCCTGGTAGTGCCGCATTTGCTGCGCCTGAACGGGCTTACCGATCACCGCATGCTGCTACCGGCCAGCGCTCTGGCGGGGGCCGCCGTATTGCTTGCTGCCGATATCATTGCCAGACTGGTACTGACCGCAGCGGAATTGCCCATTGGCGTCGTCACCGCTACGCTGGGGGCGCCGCTGTTTATTTGGCTGTTACTCACTCAGCGCCGCTAA
- a CDS encoding C40 family peptidase, with translation MRIGVLILLSVLLIGCSHHAPPPNGRLADSITVIAELNDQLNRWYGTPYRYGGLSRSGVDCSGFVYLTFRDRFNLQLPRSTRAQTDIGTRIDKDQLLPGDLVFFKTGRGENGLHVGIYDSDKQFIHASTSKGVIRSSLDNSYWQKVFWQARRI, from the coding sequence ATGCGAATCGGCGTGTTAATTTTACTTAGTGTATTGCTTATCGGCTGTAGTCATCACGCGCCACCGCCTAATGGGCGTCTTGCTGATTCCATTACCGTTATTGCCGAACTCAACGACCAGCTAAACCGCTGGTACGGTACCCCTTATCGCTACGGCGGCCTGAGTCGCAGCGGCGTTGACTGCTCCGGATTCGTTTATCTTACTTTTCGCGACCGCTTTAATTTACAGCTGCCGCGCAGCACCCGCGCCCAAACCGATATTGGAACGCGCATCGATAAAGATCAATTGCTGCCAGGCGATTTAGTCTTCTTTAAAACCGGCCGTGGGGAGAATGGTCTGCACGTGGGCATTTACGACAGTGATAAACAATTTATTCATGCCTCTACCAGCAAAGGGGTGATCCGTTCTTCACTGGATAATAGTTATTGGCAAAAAGTATTTTGGCAGGCACGAAGAATTTAA
- a CDS encoding glutathione peroxidase — translation MSIYDTELVMLDGKRTTLGQWQGDVLLIVNVASQCGLTPQYKELENLQRAWNKSGFNVLGFPCNAFLGQEPGSNEEIRDFCSTNYGISFPMFSKIEVNGPERHPLYQQLIAACPEAVEPENSGFYERMASKGRAPKEKGDILWNFEKFLVGRNGEVVQRFAPDMTPEDPIVMESIKLALAK, via the coding sequence ATGAGCATTTACGATACTGAACTGGTTATGCTGGATGGTAAACGCACCACGCTGGGACAATGGCAAGGCGATGTGCTGCTGATTGTTAACGTGGCTTCCCAGTGTGGCCTGACGCCGCAGTATAAAGAGCTGGAGAACCTGCAGCGTGCCTGGAATAAGTCCGGTTTTAACGTGCTGGGCTTTCCGTGCAACGCTTTTCTCGGTCAGGAACCAGGCAGTAATGAAGAAATCAGAGATTTTTGCAGCACCAACTATGGCATCAGCTTTCCGATGTTCAGCAAAATCGAAGTGAATGGTCCGGAACGTCATCCCCTTTATCAACAGCTGATCGCCGCCTGTCCTGAAGCGGTGGAGCCAGAAAATAGCGGCTTCTATGAACGTATGGCGAGTAAAGGCCGGGCGCCAAAAGAGAAGGGCGATATTTTATGGAATTTCGAGAAATTTCTGGTCGGGCGCAACGGGGAAGTCGTGCAGCGCTTTGCCCCCGATATGACTCCGGAAGATCCCATCGTGATGGAAAGCATTAAACTCGCATTGGCAAAATAA
- a CDS encoding EAL domain-containing protein has protein sequence MTTPVFADYFIHTAFNPVYALNGRLLAVDLLSSFTHTSLNVVVPQDILLSQFDSEQRLQTLQKQIGIIEHYHDFFLQNNVAVILNVDEEMAETILSSEFLLRKLRPFQALELAIGENFPNFRAGKEDPLLSALSDNFNLTLNNFGSGKAPAKAVYDNLFARIRLDKHFLQQTLKRVTYASMLKAIVHQLSDHCQQFIVTGVDDPATLNHIAPFGFAGMQGALFPPVPENELATLTEQPDGFSDGQCR, from the coding sequence ATGACAACTCCTGTTTTTGCTGATTATTTTATTCATACAGCCTTCAACCCTGTTTATGCTTTAAATGGCCGGTTACTTGCCGTAGATTTGCTATCCAGCTTTACTCACACATCTCTTAACGTTGTTGTACCACAGGATATACTGTTATCTCAGTTCGACAGTGAACAACGTTTACAAACCTTACAAAAGCAGATTGGCATTATTGAGCATTACCATGATTTTTTTCTGCAGAATAATGTTGCGGTAATTTTGAACGTGGATGAAGAGATGGCTGAGACCATTTTATCCAGTGAATTTCTGCTGCGTAAACTGCGTCCGTTTCAGGCGCTGGAATTAGCTATCGGTGAGAATTTTCCGAACTTCAGGGCCGGTAAAGAAGATCCATTATTAAGCGCGCTGAGCGATAATTTTAACCTGACGCTGAATAATTTTGGCTCAGGTAAAGCGCCCGCCAAAGCGGTTTACGATAATCTGTTTGCCCGCATCAGGCTGGATAAACATTTTTTGCAGCAGACGCTCAAGCGCGTCACCTATGCTTCGATGTTAAAGGCTATTGTTCATCAGCTCAGCGATCACTGTCAGCAGTTTATTGTGACGGGCGTGGACGATCCCGCCACGCTGAACCACATCGCGCCGTTTGGCTTTGCCGGTATGCAGGGCGCGCTGTTCCCGCCCGTTCCGGAAAACGAACTGGCTACCCTGACGGAGCAGCCTGACGGCTTTTCTGACGGCCAGTGCCGATAA
- a CDS encoding DUF2502 domain-containing protein, whose amino-acid sequence MNIKTLFLAIALSILTALPVAASAAVSFDLTPAGVTIHIGDRDHRGYYWDGYDWRAPKWWQEHHGRHIGEKGPRGYWNGSGWQTHRPEAHHAHSDRKKPVHHQELPHERPVAHRDGHSNDRVTAEHHGHGAAGHRPDFQPHG is encoded by the coding sequence ATGAACATAAAAACATTATTTCTAGCCATCGCGCTGAGCATCCTGACGGCGCTGCCTGTTGCCGCCAGCGCCGCGGTTTCTTTTGATCTGACGCCGGCCGGCGTGACGATCCATATTGGCGATCGCGATCATCGAGGTTACTACTGGGATGGTTATGACTGGCGCGCCCCGAAATGGTGGCAGGAGCATCATGGCCGCCATATCGGCGAGAAAGGGCCGCGCGGCTACTGGAACGGCAGCGGCTGGCAGACCCATCGCCCTGAGGCGCATCACGCGCACTCCGATCGTAAAAAGCCGGTGCATCATCAGGAGCTGCCCCATGAACGCCCGGTAGCGCACCGTGACGGACACAGTAACGATCGTGTCACGGCAGAGCATCACGGCCATGGCGCAGCAGGCCATCGTCCCGATTTCCAGCCGCACGGCTAA
- a CDS encoding protein adenylyltransferase SelO, producing the protein MEFNNTWHNELSGFYTALKPTPLKQARLLYHSESLARELELDESWFREDKTDIWSGATLLPGMQPLAQVYSGHQFGVWAGQLGDGRGILLGEQQLADGRKFDWHLKGAGLTPYSRMGDGRAVLRSTVREFLASEALHHLGIPTSRALTIVTSDEPVYRETKERGAMLLRVAESHARFGHFEHFFYNGEPEKVRQLADYLIHHHWPSLESQPDRYLLWFSDVVERTARLIAAWQSVGFAHGVMNTDNMSVLGLTLDYGPYGFLDDYQPGFICNHSDYQGRYAFDNQPMIGLWNLNRLAHALSDLMTTDQLKQALSRYEPALMAAWGEKMRAKLGFLTPQAEDNELLTGLLSLMSQEGSDYTRTFRILSETQQQESRSPLRDEFIDRAAFDQWYLRYQQRLLKDESSDADRQQRMKAANPAVVLRNYLAQQAIEGAERDDISILRHLHQALCNPFSDAPEYADFTRRPPDEGKRIEVSCSS; encoded by the coding sequence ATGGAGTTTAATAACACCTGGCATAATGAATTAAGCGGATTTTATACCGCGCTGAAGCCGACACCGCTTAAACAGGCTCGTCTGCTTTACCACAGCGAGTCGCTGGCGCGTGAGCTGGAGCTGGACGAAAGCTGGTTTCGCGAGGATAAAACCGATATCTGGAGCGGCGCTACGCTGCTGCCTGGCATGCAGCCGCTGGCGCAGGTTTATAGCGGCCATCAATTTGGCGTCTGGGCCGGTCAGTTGGGCGATGGACGCGGCATTTTGCTCGGAGAGCAGCAGCTCGCCGACGGCAGGAAGTTTGACTGGCATTTAAAGGGCGCGGGCTTAACCCCGTATTCGCGGATGGGCGACGGACGCGCCGTGCTGCGCTCGACGGTGCGAGAGTTTCTCGCCTCTGAGGCGCTGCATCACTTAGGCATTCCCACCAGCCGTGCATTGACCATCGTAACCAGCGATGAGCCGGTGTACCGTGAAACCAAAGAGCGAGGGGCGATGCTGCTGCGCGTAGCGGAAAGTCATGCGCGCTTCGGCCATTTTGAACATTTCTTTTATAACGGCGAGCCGGAAAAAGTGCGGCAGCTGGCAGATTATCTTATCCATCATCACTGGCCGTCGCTGGAGTCGCAGCCGGATCGCTATCTGCTGTGGTTTAGCGATGTCGTGGAGCGTACCGCGCGCCTGATCGCCGCCTGGCAGAGCGTGGGTTTCGCGCATGGAGTGATGAATACCGATAATATGTCGGTGCTGGGCCTGACGCTGGACTACGGTCCTTACGGCTTTCTGGATGATTATCAGCCGGGCTTTATCTGTAATCATTCTGATTATCAGGGCCGTTACGCCTTTGATAATCAGCCGATGATCGGCCTGTGGAATCTTAACCGGCTGGCGCATGCGCTGTCGGATCTGATGACTACCGATCAGCTGAAACAGGCGCTGAGCCGTTACGAACCGGCGTTGATGGCGGCGTGGGGCGAAAAGATGCGCGCTAAGCTGGGCTTCCTGACGCCGCAGGCGGAGGACAACGAACTGTTGACCGGGCTGTTGTCGTTGATGAGCCAGGAGGGCAGCGACTATACGCGTACCTTCCGTATACTAAGCGAGACGCAGCAGCAGGAGAGCCGTTCGCCGCTGCGTGACGAATTTATCGATCGGGCGGCGTTCGACCAGTGGTATCTGCGTTATCAGCAACGGCTATTAAAGGATGAGAGCAGCGATGCCGATCGCCAACAGCGAATGAAAGCGGCAAACCCCGCCGTAGTGTTACGTAATTATCTGGCCCAGCAGGCGATTGAGGGCGCAGAGCGGGATGACATCAGCATATTGCGGCATCTGCATCAGGCGCTGTGTAATCCGTTTAGCGATGCGCCGGAATATGCCGATTTCACCCGACGTCCGCCGGATGAAGGCAAGAGAATCGAGGTCAGCTGTTCAAGCTAA
- the btuD gene encoding vitamin B12 ABC transporter ATP-binding protein BtuD has product MLLSIEQATVPGRLQAFSAQVNSGDLIHLLGPNGAGKSSLLARLAGLLPGQGVVRLVGKPLEAWPRTLLARRRAWLPQQQQQPGQMAVFHYLQLHLAEEKPGQDTLLAHLIAAFQLRDKLTRPLTQLSGGEWQRVRLMAVLLQVWPCAAQPATLLLLDEPYAGLDVAQQQALDGELTAFCRAGGAVITSGHDLNHSLRHARNVWLMQQGKVVQQGRAEAVLQPDTLRALYGLAFRKLQSEGESWLVAEEMR; this is encoded by the coding sequence ATGCTGTTATCGATTGAGCAGGCGACCGTACCGGGACGCCTGCAGGCTTTCAGCGCTCAGGTTAATAGCGGGGATCTTATCCATCTGCTGGGTCCGAATGGCGCCGGTAAAAGTTCTTTGCTGGCACGCCTGGCCGGGCTATTACCGGGCCAGGGCGTGGTGCGCCTTGTTGGCAAGCCGCTGGAGGCATGGCCGCGAACATTGCTGGCGCGCCGGCGCGCCTGGCTGCCGCAGCAGCAGCAGCAGCCGGGGCAGATGGCGGTGTTTCACTATTTACAGCTGCATCTGGCGGAAGAAAAGCCCGGTCAGGATACGCTGTTAGCTCATCTGATCGCCGCTTTTCAGCTACGTGATAAACTCACGCGGCCGTTAACCCAGCTTTCCGGCGGCGAATGGCAGCGGGTAAGGTTGATGGCGGTACTACTGCAGGTTTGGCCCTGCGCCGCGCAGCCAGCAACGCTGCTATTGCTGGACGAGCCTTACGCCGGGCTGGATGTGGCGCAGCAGCAGGCGCTGGATGGTGAATTAACGGCTTTTTGCCGTGCGGGCGGCGCGGTGATCACCAGCGGTCACGATCTTAACCATAGCCTGCGTCACGCACGTAACGTTTGGCTGATGCAGCAGGGAAAAGTCGTACAACAGGGGCGTGCCGAGGCCGTTTTGCAGCCAGATACGCTACGGGCGCTCTATGGCCTGGCTTTTCGTAAGCTGCAGTCGGAAGGAGAGAGCTGGTTAGTCGCTGAAGAGATGCGCTGA